One part of the Mariniflexile litorale genome encodes these proteins:
- a CDS encoding heavy metal translocating P-type ATPase metal-binding domain-containing protein — translation MSKSTCFHCGLDANSSKITFDDKEFCCNGCKTVYEIFSLNDLTCYYDLQTAPGATPKDIEGKYNFLENTKIIEQLLEFDDGDTQIITLYIPHIHCSSCIWILENLNKLNPFISASIVNFGKKTVRITYNQESLSLKNLVALLSSIGYEPFISLDDYSVGKKHVDRSLIYKLGVAGFAFGNVMFLSFPEYFQVGEFWLEQFKPMFRWLMFAFSVPVVFYSAQDYFISAFKGLRSKILNIDVPIALGAAVLFSRSTFEIISNTGSGFFDSLTGLIFFLLLGKLFQQKTYSFLSFERDYKSYFPIGITKISSDNSEASIQVYDIEKGDRLLIRNEELIPVDCILIKGQARIDYSFVTGESKIVSKQSGDKLFAGGKQMDGSIEVDVLKSVEQSYLTQLWSNDVFKKDKELSFTNITNSISKQFTITILLIALVATSFWLFTDSSKALNVFTSVLIIACPCAIALAAPFTFGNVLRILGKKKFYLKNASVIEQLAKIDTIIFDKTGTITANKETTIGYEGLTLSNAEEALLKSTLRGSNHPLSRSLYALLDQNNIVTLDTYEEFLGQGIEAKYKDQHIKIGSASFVGHNNNTATLNTAVHVSTNNQYKGKFTFYNKYRKGLSQLFNTLKKEYDLVILSGDNAGELENLTKLLPTKTKLLFNQKPEDKLEYIKYHQSEGAKVLMIGDGLNDAGALAQSNVGIAISENVNVFSPACDAILDASKFNQLYNYIKVSKSAIKIIKWSFGLSFIYNIIGLYFAVTGQLEPVVAAILMPLSSISIVVFTTVATNVLGRKIPS, via the coding sequence ATGAGTAAAAGCACATGTTTTCATTGTGGCTTAGATGCTAATTCTTCTAAAATCACGTTTGATGATAAAGAATTTTGTTGTAATGGTTGTAAAACTGTTTACGAAATTTTTTCATTAAACGATTTAACATGTTATTACGATTTACAAACGGCACCTGGGGCTACTCCTAAAGATATTGAAGGCAAATACAACTTTTTAGAGAATACTAAAATTATTGAGCAATTATTAGAGTTTGATGATGGTGATACTCAAATAATCACTTTATACATTCCTCATATTCATTGTAGTTCTTGTATTTGGATTCTTGAAAACCTCAACAAATTAAATCCATTTATAAGTGCTTCTATTGTTAACTTCGGAAAGAAAACGGTTCGAATTACTTATAATCAGGAATCGCTTTCTTTGAAAAACTTAGTAGCTTTATTAAGTAGTATTGGCTATGAACCGTTTATAAGTTTAGATGATTATAGTGTTGGAAAAAAGCATGTTGATCGGTCTTTAATTTATAAACTAGGTGTTGCCGGGTTTGCCTTTGGCAACGTGATGTTTTTATCCTTTCCGGAATATTTTCAAGTAGGTGAGTTTTGGTTAGAACAATTCAAACCTATGTTTAGGTGGTTGATGTTTGCCTTTTCGGTTCCCGTAGTGTTCTATTCGGCTCAAGATTATTTCATTTCTGCTTTTAAAGGGCTTCGTTCTAAAATTTTAAATATTGATGTTCCTATTGCTTTAGGTGCTGCTGTTTTATTCTCTAGAAGTACATTTGAAATTATTTCCAATACGGGTTCTGGTTTTTTTGATAGTTTAACAGGACTCATTTTCTTTTTATTACTGGGGAAATTATTTCAACAAAAAACATACAGCTTTTTATCTTTTGAACGTGACTACAAATCGTATTTCCCTATTGGGATTACTAAAATTAGTTCTGATAATTCCGAAGCATCCATTCAAGTTTATGATATTGAAAAGGGCGATCGTCTTTTAATTAGAAATGAAGAACTCATTCCTGTAGATTGTATTCTTATAAAAGGACAAGCGCGGATTGACTATAGTTTTGTTACTGGTGAATCTAAAATAGTTTCAAAACAATCGGGCGATAAATTGTTTGCTGGTGGTAAACAAATGGATGGCAGTATTGAAGTAGATGTTTTAAAATCTGTAGAACAAAGTTATTTAACCCAACTTTGGAGTAATGATGTTTTTAAAAAGGACAAAGAATTATCGTTTACCAACATTACCAATAGTATAAGCAAGCAATTCACTATTACTATTTTATTAATTGCCTTAGTAGCAACTTCATTTTGGCTATTTACCGATTCGAGTAAAGCGCTTAATGTTTTTACATCTGTATTAATTATAGCTTGTCCATGTGCGATTGCATTAGCAGCCCCTTTTACTTTTGGGAATGTTTTACGCATTTTGGGAAAGAAAAAATTCTACTTAAAAAACGCCAGTGTTATAGAGCAATTAGCAAAAATAGATACTATTATTTTTGATAAAACAGGAACCATTACAGCCAACAAAGAAACCACCATTGGTTATGAAGGCTTGACATTATCTAACGCTGAAGAAGCCTTATTGAAAAGTACTTTACGTGGTTCTAACCACCCCTTAAGCCGGTCATTATATGCACTCTTAGACCAAAACAACATTGTAACTTTAGATACCTATGAAGAGTTTTTAGGACAAGGTATCGAAGCTAAATACAAAGACCAACATATAAAAATTGGTTCAGCATCATTTGTGGGACACAACAATAACACAGCCACTTTAAACACCGCAGTCCACGTAAGTACAAACAACCAATACAAAGGAAAATTCACCTTTTACAATAAATACAGAAAAGGGTTATCGCAATTATTTAACACTTTAAAAAAAGAATATGATTTGGTGATTCTTTCTGGTGATAATGCGGGTGAACTTGAGAATTTAACCAAATTATTACCCACAAAAACAAAACTACTTTTCAATCAGAAACCTGAAGACAAGTTGGAATACATTAAATACCATCAAAGTGAAGGCGCAAAAGTTTTAATGATCGGGGATGGATTAAATGATGCTGGCGCGTTGGCGCAAAGTAATGTTGGTATAGCCATATCAGAAAATGTAAATGTATTTTCTCCAGCTTGCGATGCTATTTTGGATGCTTCAAAATTCAATCAACTCTATAATTATATAAAGGTTTCAAAATCGGCTATTAAAATCATCAAATGGAGTTTTGGGCTATCATTTATATACAACATCATCGGGTTATATTTTGCTGTTACAGGACAATTAGAACCAGTGGTTGCGGCTATTTTAATGCCATTAAGTTCTATAAGTATCGTGGTATTTACAACTGTTGCAACGAATGTTTTAGGCCGAAAAATCCCATCCTAA
- a CDS encoding PepSY domain-containing protein, translated as MISKIKTLSKETRLYRKFHKLIAIPMVIFMLILGITGVLLTWKNELQLKPSTEKSRFINKKLVSLNFIQNKATEICDSLKLSPEIDRIDYRPSKGIAKVRFKSHFTELQIDCASGKITSIKQRTDTIIEMIHDGSIIDFIFKSESKNFKLVYATTTSLALIFLAFSGFWLWLKPKKIKKLKKST; from the coding sequence TTGATTTCAAAAATTAAAACACTCTCGAAAGAAACCAGACTCTACAGAAAATTTCATAAACTTATTGCCATACCCATGGTAATTTTTATGCTCATATTAGGCATTACAGGTGTTTTATTAACTTGGAAAAATGAATTACAGCTAAAACCTTCAACTGAAAAAAGTAGGTTTATTAACAAAAAACTTGTTTCGCTTAACTTCATTCAAAATAAAGCTACTGAAATATGTGATTCCTTAAAACTATCACCAGAAATAGATAGAATAGATTACAGACCATCAAAAGGTATTGCAAAAGTTCGTTTTAAGTCGCATTTTACAGAATTACAAATTGATTGTGCTAGTGGAAAAATTACCTCTATTAAACAACGCACAGATACTATTATTGAAATGATTCATGATGGATCTATTATCGATTTCATTTTTAAAAGTGAATCTAAAAACTTTAAACTAGTGTATGCCACAACAACCTCATTAGCCCTAATTTTTCTCGCTTTTAGTGGGTTTTGGCTTTGGCTAAAACCAAAAAAAATAAAGAAGTTAAAAAAAAGCACTTAG
- a CDS encoding universal stress protein translates to MKNILIPTDFSENSWNAIEYALHFFSTSSCNFYLLHVNTKDAVVNDGDTYDKYIGTETITKPSKKLLHETLKRIHDNFPKNPNHKFFTISDSNYITDSIREQVIQNRINLIVMGTKGATGLKKIAIGTNAGNVITKVKCTTMVVPENAKYVVPKEIAFLTDFSIFYRPETLQPILDIIEANKAMVNVLHINKYDLALNEDQKKNKEYLEDYFTNYKHSFCFLTNKHIENAVQQFVDDKGINLITMLAKNLNYFQQILFHPAVNEISYYKEVPFLVLH, encoded by the coding sequence ATGAAGAATATTTTAATACCCACAGATTTTTCTGAAAATTCATGGAATGCCATAGAATATGCGCTCCATTTTTTCAGTACATCGTCGTGTAACTTCTATTTATTACATGTTAATACAAAGGATGCCGTAGTAAACGATGGTGATACCTATGATAAATATATTGGTACTGAAACAATAACAAAACCTTCAAAAAAATTATTGCATGAAACTTTAAAACGGATTCATGACAATTTTCCAAAAAATCCAAACCATAAATTTTTTACAATTTCAGATAGTAATTATATAACCGATTCTATTAGAGAACAAGTCATACAAAATAGAATTAATCTAATAGTAATGGGCACAAAAGGAGCTACAGGGTTAAAAAAAATAGCTATTGGTACGAATGCAGGCAATGTTATTACAAAAGTAAAGTGCACTACCATGGTGGTGCCAGAGAATGCCAAATACGTAGTACCAAAAGAGATTGCATTTCTAACCGATTTTTCCATCTTTTACCGTCCAGAAACTTTACAGCCAATATTAGATATCATTGAAGCGAATAAAGCAATGGTAAACGTGTTGCATATCAATAAATATGATTTAGCCCTTAATGAAGATCAGAAAAAAAACAAAGAATATTTAGAAGATTACTTTACTAATTACAAGCACAGTTTTTGTTTTTTAACTAATAAGCACATAGAAAATGCCGTGCAGCAGTTTGTAGACGATAAAGGAATAAATTTAATAACCATGTTGGCTAAAAATCTAAATTATTTTCAGCAAATATTATTTCATCCTGCAGTTAATGAAATTAGTTACTATAAAGAGGTGCCTTTTTTGGTATTACATTAA
- the ccoS gene encoding cbb3-type cytochrome oxidase assembly protein CcoS, translating to MSVIYILLTISILVAIVFFVAFIVAVRNGQFDDSYTPSVRMLFEDELIKEKPKKTILTKKD from the coding sequence ATGAGCGTTATATATATATTACTTACTATAAGCATTCTTGTGGCTATTGTTTTTTTCGTGGCCTTTATTGTAGCCGTTAGAAACGGGCAATTTGATGATAGCTATACCCCTTCCGTTCGTATGCTTTTTGAAGATGAACTCATAAAAGAAAAACCAAAAAAAACGATACTAACCAAAAAAGATTAA
- a CDS encoding cbb3-type cytochrome c oxidase N-terminal domain-containing protein — protein MRNLIPSWVRVPIAFFLILGATEFFIDSGNQPAFIKYPAVLLFLLLVLLIIIAIEAVIGALENVMLQKLDAAAQARFLAEKEKTYKFTWLKKTYIKLLGSKPIEEEGEIVLDHNYDGIRELDNNLPPWWLYGFYISIIFAFVYLLKFHVFNGDNQIDEFETELAEAKIAIEAYKKTAKDLVDINTVTLLTDAGDLNAGKTIFESTCVACHMADGGGGIGPNLTDTHWILGGDIKHVFKTVSEGGRSGKGMIAWKTQLKPLQIAQVASYVLSLQGTTPANPKAPEGDVWVDEGSEAPIAE, from the coding sequence ATGCGAAATTTAATCCCATCTTGGGTACGAGTACCCATTGCGTTCTTTCTCATTCTCGGTGCCACAGAATTTTTCATAGATTCTGGCAACCAACCTGCATTTATAAAATATCCAGCCGTATTGCTTTTTCTTTTATTGGTGCTATTAATTATTATAGCTATTGAAGCTGTTATTGGTGCTTTAGAAAATGTAATGCTTCAAAAATTGGATGCAGCAGCCCAAGCACGATTTTTAGCAGAAAAAGAGAAGACCTATAAATTCACTTGGTTAAAAAAAACTTACATTAAACTTTTAGGTTCTAAACCCATTGAAGAAGAAGGCGAAATTGTTTTAGACCACAACTACGATGGCATTAGAGAGCTAGACAATAATTTACCACCATGGTGGCTGTATGGCTTTTACATCTCAATTATTTTTGCGTTTGTGTATTTATTAAAATTTCATGTTTTTAATGGAGACAACCAAATAGATGAATTTGAAACAGAATTAGCTGAAGCCAAAATAGCCATTGAAGCTTATAAAAAAACAGCCAAAGATTTAGTAGATATTAATACGGTTACTTTATTAACTGATGCTGGAGATTTAAATGCAGGTAAAACTATTTTCGAAAGCACCTGCGTGGCTTGCCATATGGCAGATGGCGGCGGTGGTATTGGTCCCAACTTAACCGATACCCATTGGATATTAGGTGGAGACATCAAACATGTATTTAAAACTGTATCGGAAGGCGGACGTTCTGGAAAAGGGATGATTGCTTGGAAAACACAATTAAAACCCTTGCAAATAGCACAAGTGGCGAGCTACGTATTGAGCTTACAAGGCACTACGCCTGCAAACCCCAAAGCACCAGAAGGTGATGTTTGGGTTGACGAAGGTAGTGAAGCACCCATTGCAGAGTAG
- a CDS encoding response regulator encodes MKKILLIEDDVVLRENTAELLELADYDVTTAPNGKIGLGIAKSSLPDIIVCDIMMPELDGYGVLEALAKNDTTKQIPFIFLSAKTERKDVRRGMDLGADDYITKPFEEDELISAIESRLAKAAILKEKNDAQTNLDSVNEEELRTLNDLKNFFDDNGNEVSYVKGDVIYEEGQNSNNIYLISKGLIKCHKLDEQGKDLTTALYKDDDLFGYTSFTQNMPYQETATAIDDSKLVALSKNELKNVLNSNHKVTLELIQLLTDDLTVVKDQLLQMAYSSVKRKTATTILKFAEKLNRKPEDPIRISRNDLANVAGIALESLIRTLSSFKDLGLIEIEGRNIRILDINKLQQIS; translated from the coding sequence ATGAAAAAAATATTACTGATAGAAGACGATGTAGTTTTAAGAGAAAATACCGCTGAATTATTAGAACTTGCGGATTACGATGTTACAACAGCACCCAATGGGAAAATAGGATTGGGTATAGCCAAAAGCAGTTTGCCAGATATTATTGTTTGCGATATCATGATGCCCGAACTAGATGGTTACGGAGTTTTAGAAGCATTAGCTAAAAATGATACGACCAAACAGATTCCTTTTATATTTTTATCTGCAAAAACTGAACGTAAAGATGTTAGAAGGGGCATGGACTTAGGAGCAGACGATTATATAACCAAACCTTTTGAAGAAGATGAGCTTATAAGTGCCATTGAAAGCCGTTTAGCTAAGGCCGCTATTTTAAAAGAAAAAAATGATGCACAAACAAATTTAGATTCAGTTAATGAAGAAGAACTTAGAACACTTAATGATTTAAAGAATTTTTTTGATGATAATGGTAATGAGGTAAGTTATGTTAAAGGGGATGTAATATATGAAGAAGGACAAAACTCTAATAACATCTATTTAATTTCTAAAGGCTTAATAAAGTGTCATAAATTAGATGAGCAAGGTAAAGATTTAACGACAGCTTTGTATAAAGATGATGATTTGTTTGGCTATACCTCCTTTACACAAAACATGCCTTATCAAGAAACAGCAACAGCTATAGATGATTCAAAACTAGTGGCGCTTTCTAAAAACGAACTTAAAAATGTACTTAATAGCAATCATAAAGTAACTTTAGAACTTATACAATTATTAACCGACGATCTTACAGTTGTAAAAGACCAATTATTACAAATGGCATACAGTTCGGTTAAAAGAAAAACAGCAACCACTATTTTAAAATTTGCTGAAAAATTGAACCGTAAACCCGAAGATCCTATTAGGATTTCCAGAAACGATTTAGCTAATGTAGCTGGTATAGCCTTAGAAAGCTTGATTAGAACACTGTCAAGTTTTAAAGATTTAGGACTTATTGAAATAGAAGGTAGGAATATTAGAATTTTAGATATTAATAAACTTCAGCAAATAAGTTGA
- a CDS encoding PAS domain-containing sensor histidine kinase, with the protein MFQNDKDVFKVLFEAVSEGVIVVDSQQKIVATNASAEHMFGYTKSELVNRELDILIPQKYHATHGAHVDGFMKQKESRQMGRGRDLYGARKDGASFPVEAGLNPLEINGGSYVMALVIDISIRKQQELQLQELNMQLEKKVKERTKELSSTVEALRTVNIERDAEIKKRIEAQNKTKNALKKEKELNELKTKFLSLVSHEFKTPLSGILTSAMLLGKYKLAEQQEKRDKHVKTISDKVHYLNNILNDFLSIEKLETGKINYKFSIFKISKVVNEVVYNTNMLLKEGQKINYPENIDDYSMFQDEKTVELALSNLVHNAIKYSPENTLVDIQIIQDKKQTTFKIKDNGMGIPLKDQKMIFNRYFRAENALLTQGTGIGLNIVKSHLENLGGVISFESEENKGSEFIFILPNKANQ; encoded by the coding sequence ATGTTTCAGAACGATAAAGATGTTTTTAAGGTGCTTTTTGAAGCTGTTTCAGAAGGTGTTATTGTGGTAGATAGTCAGCAAAAAATTGTAGCTACCAATGCTTCAGCAGAACACATGTTTGGCTATACAAAATCAGAACTTGTAAACCGAGAACTTGATATTTTAATTCCGCAAAAATACCATGCTACACATGGGGCGCATGTGGATGGCTTTATGAAACAAAAAGAAAGTAGGCAAATGGGGCGAGGTCGTGATTTGTACGGTGCCCGAAAAGATGGTGCTTCGTTTCCTGTTGAAGCAGGCTTAAATCCGTTAGAAATTAATGGGGGATCTTATGTTATGGCTTTGGTTATAGATATTTCCATACGGAAACAACAAGAGCTTCAATTACAGGAACTCAACATGCAATTAGAAAAGAAAGTAAAGGAGCGAACCAAGGAGTTGAGTAGTACTGTTGAAGCATTGAGAACAGTAAACATAGAGCGAGATGCCGAGATTAAAAAACGTATTGAAGCTCAAAATAAAACAAAAAACGCTTTAAAAAAGGAAAAAGAACTTAACGAATTAAAAACAAAATTTCTATCGTTAGTATCTCATGAATTTAAAACACCTTTAAGTGGTATTTTAACTTCCGCCATGTTATTGGGCAAATATAAGTTAGCCGAGCAACAGGAAAAGCGTGATAAACATGTGAAAACGATTTCGGATAAAGTGCATTACCTTAATAATATTTTAAACGATTTTTTATCTATCGAAAAATTAGAAACAGGTAAAATTAATTATAAATTTAGCATTTTTAAAATAAGTAAAGTGGTAAATGAAGTGGTTTATAATACCAATATGCTTTTAAAAGAAGGACAAAAAATAAACTATCCCGAAAATATTGATGATTATTCTATGTTTCAAGATGAAAAAACTGTAGAATTAGCACTGTCTAACTTGGTACACAATGCTATTAAATATTCACCTGAAAACACTTTGGTGGATATTCAAATAATACAAGATAAAAAACAGACCACTTTCAAAATAAAGGATAATGGTATGGGGATTCCTTTGAAAGATCAGAAAATGATATTTAATCGTTATTTCAGAGCAGAAAACGCGCTTCTAACACAAGGCACGGGTATTGGTTTGAATATCGTGAAAAGCCATTTAGAAAATTTAGGAGGCGTTATAAGTTTTGAAAGTGAAGAAAATAAAGGAAGTGAGTTTATATTTATATTACCAAATAAAGCTAACCAATGA
- a CDS encoding Crp/Fnr family transcriptional regulator has protein sequence MGKCEQCIIKQFNALKSLTSQELVRISNCKTSRFIKKGEVIFDEGEAINGIYCIKDGICKLSKLSENGKDQIVKMVVKGQLLGQRSLITDETSNLQAVALNDMEVCFIPKNEIINDLQSNSKFSFDVLKEMAHDLKEADDIIVNMAQKSVRQRLGETLVYIHDSFGTNSDGTLSVLLSREDFANIVGAATESAIRILSQFKKEGLIMAIGKQIKINDLEGLKRVE, from the coding sequence ATGGGAAAGTGTGAACAATGCATAATTAAACAATTTAATGCGCTTAAATCGTTGACTAGTCAAGAGCTTGTTCGAATTTCCAATTGTAAAACTTCAAGGTTTATTAAAAAAGGCGAAGTTATTTTCGATGAGGGAGAAGCTATTAATGGTATTTATTGTATTAAAGATGGTATTTGTAAACTTTCTAAGCTTAGCGAAAATGGCAAAGATCAAATTGTAAAAATGGTTGTGAAAGGCCAATTACTCGGTCAGCGCTCTCTTATTACTGATGAAACTTCAAACTTGCAGGCAGTTGCTTTAAACGATATGGAAGTTTGTTTTATTCCAAAAAACGAAATAATTAACGACTTACAAAGTAACTCGAAATTTTCATTTGATGTTTTAAAAGAGATGGCGCACGATTTAAAAGAAGCTGATGATATTATAGTAAATATGGCTCAAAAATCGGTAAGACAACGATTAGGAGAAACATTAGTTTATATTCATGATAGTTTTGGAACCAATTCAGATGGTACATTAAGTGTATTGTTGTCTCGGGAAGATTTTGCCAATATTGTGGGTGCTGCAACAGAGTCTGCTATTAGAATACTTTCTCAGTTTAAAAAGGAAGGCTTAATAATGGCTATTGGTAAACAAATAAAAATAAATGATTTAGAAGGACTCAAGCGTGTGGAATAG
- the ccoN gene encoding cytochrome-c oxidase, cbb3-type subunit I translates to MEMQQFHYDNKIVTKFIYATIIFGVVGMSVGLLLAFMFLFPNLTDGISWLSFGRLRPLHTNAVIFAFVGNAMFAGIYYSLQRLLKARMASDLLSNINFWGWQLIIVAAAISLPLGYSTSKEYAELEWPIDIAIALIWVVFGVNMIWTILKRRQRHLYVAIWFYIATFVTVAVLHIFNSLELPVSAMKSYSVYAGVQDALVQWWYGHNAVAFFLTTPFLGLMYYFVPKAANRPVYSYRLSIVHFWSLIFIYIWAGPHHLLYTALPEWAQNLGVAFSIMLLMPSWGGMINGLLTLRGAWDKVRTDPVLKFMVVAITGYGMATFEGPMLSLKSVNAVAHFTDWIIAHVHVGALAWNGFMAFGIIYYLIPKLFKTKMYSTGLANLHFWLGTLGIIMYALPLYVAGFTQYSMWQQFNPDGTLVYGNFLETVTEIMPMYWMRAIGGTLYIIGMFILVYNVIATIRQGNKVTDELAEAPALERVTKKRTSGEGWHSWLERRPVQLTLLATVAILIGGVIQIVPTIMVKSNIPTIASVKPYTPLELEGRDIYIREGCVGCHSQMIRPFRHEVERYGEYSKAGEFVYDHPFLWGSKRTGPDLHRIGAKYSDNWHFNHMYDPQSTSSGSIMPRYPWLITGSSSKLDKSNTETKMEAMVTLGVPYSDEEIANAQQSMLEQGAQIEKNLYTDPDFAKTYEADKKYAAENGEDFIEMKNREIVALIAYLQRLGTDIKVEALQN, encoded by the coding sequence ATGGAAATGCAACAGTTTCACTACGATAATAAAATCGTTACAAAATTCATCTATGCCACAATAATTTTTGGTGTTGTTGGAATGTCAGTAGGTTTATTACTTGCTTTTATGTTTTTATTCCCCAACCTTACTGACGGTATTTCTTGGTTAAGTTTTGGTCGCTTAAGACCCTTACATACCAACGCCGTTATTTTTGCCTTTGTTGGGAACGCCATGTTTGCTGGTATTTATTATTCGCTTCAGCGTTTATTAAAAGCACGAATGGCGAGCGACCTATTAAGTAACATCAACTTTTGGGGTTGGCAACTTATCATTGTTGCAGCAGCAATTAGCTTGCCATTAGGGTATTCAACTTCAAAAGAGTATGCCGAATTAGAATGGCCCATAGATATTGCCATTGCTTTAATTTGGGTGGTTTTTGGTGTTAATATGATATGGACAATACTCAAAAGAAGACAGCGTCATTTATATGTTGCTATTTGGTTTTACATCGCCACGTTTGTTACTGTGGCTGTCCTTCATATTTTTAATAGTTTAGAATTGCCAGTAAGTGCCATGAAAAGTTACTCGGTTTATGCTGGTGTTCAAGATGCTTTGGTACAATGGTGGTACGGACACAATGCAGTAGCATTCTTTTTAACCACACCGTTTCTAGGGTTGATGTACTATTTTGTTCCGAAAGCGGCTAACAGACCGGTGTATTCTTACCGATTATCCATCGTACATTTCTGGTCGTTAATATTCATATATATTTGGGCAGGCCCTCATCACTTATTATACACAGCTTTACCTGAGTGGGCTCAAAATTTAGGTGTTGCATTTTCCATCATGCTTTTAATGCCTTCTTGGGGTGGTATGATAAACGGCTTATTAACATTACGTGGTGCTTGGGATAAAGTACGAACTGACCCTGTTTTAAAATTCATGGTTGTCGCTATTACTGGTTATGGTATGGCCACTTTTGAAGGCCCTATGCTATCGCTTAAAAGCGTTAATGCCGTAGCACATTTTACCGATTGGATTATTGCTCACGTACACGTAGGCGCATTAGCTTGGAATGGTTTTATGGCTTTTGGTATTATTTATTACTTAATCCCCAAATTATTTAAAACTAAAATGTACTCGACTGGATTGGCAAATTTACATTTCTGGCTCGGTACTTTAGGAATTATTATGTATGCATTACCATTATATGTTGCTGGTTTTACACAATATTCTATGTGGCAACAATTCAATCCCGATGGTACTTTGGTATATGGTAACTTTTTAGAAACGGTTACTGAAATTATGCCAATGTACTGGATGCGTGCCATTGGAGGAACCTTATACATTATAGGAATGTTTATTTTGGTTTACAATGTTATTGCAACCATAAGACAAGGCAATAAAGTGACTGATGAATTAGCGGAAGCTCCAGCCTTGGAACGTGTTACCAAAAAACGAACTTCTGGCGAAGGATGGCACTCATGGTTAGAAAGAAGACCTGTCCAATTAACCCTTTTAGCTACTGTAGCTATTTTAATTGGTGGTGTTATTCAAATTGTACCAACCATTATGGTAAAATCAAATATTCCAACAATAGCTAGCGTAAAACCATATACACCTTTGGAATTAGAGGGTCGAGATATATACATTCGTGAAGGCTGCGTGGGCTGTCACTCACAAATGATTCGTCCGTTTAGACACGAAGTAGAGCGTTATGGGGAATATTCTAAAGCTGGGGAATTTGTTTACGACCATCCTTTTTTATGGGGAAGCAAACGTACAGGTCCCGATTTACACCGAATTGGCGCTAAATATTCTGACAACTGGCACTTTAACCACATGTACGACCCTCAAAGCACCTCTTCAGGTTCCATTATGCCACGTTACCCTTGGTTAATTACTGGTAGTAGTAGCAAGTTAGACAAATCTAACACCGAAACTAAAATGGAAGCTATGGTAACCTTAGGGGTTCCATATTCTGATGAGGAAATAGCGAACGCTCAACAAAGCATGCTTGAACAAGGTGCTCAAATTGAGAAAAACTTGTATACCGATCCCGATTTTGCAAAGACTTATGAAGCCGATAAAAAATATGCCGCTGAAAATGGCGAAGATTTTATTGAAATGAAAAACAGAGAGATTGTAGCCCTTATTGCCTATTTGCAACGATTAGGAACAGACATCAAGGTAGAAGCCTTACAAAACTAA
- a CDS encoding CcoQ/FixQ family Cbb3-type cytochrome c oxidase assembly chaperone, which translates to MLKYIKGHMDSIAGIEIYPIISLLIFFTFFALLFLWVFTAKKDYIKTVSNIPFDNQKDDSSCEI; encoded by the coding sequence ATGTTAAAATATATAAAAGGTCATATGGATAGTATTGCAGGAATTGAGATTTACCCCATCATTTCCTTATTAATATTCTTTACTTTTTTTGCACTGCTCTTTTTATGGGTATTTACCGCTAAAAAAGACTATATCAAAACCGTTAGTAACATTCCATTTGACAACCAAAAAGACGATTCATCATGCGAAATTTAA